The following coding sequences lie in one Nitratireductor mangrovi genomic window:
- the tuf gene encoding elongation factor Tu produces the protein MAKGKFERNKPHVNIGTIGHVDHGKTSLTAAITKYFGEFKAYDMIDAAPEEKARGITISTAHVEYETDARHYAHVDCPGHADYVKNMITGAAQMDGAILVVSAADGPMPQTREHILLARQVGVPAIVVFLNKVDQVDDAELLELVELEVRELLSSYEFPGDDIPIVKGSALAALEDSNKEIGEDAIRELMKEVDAYIPTPERPVDQPFLMPIEDVFSISGRGTVVTGRVERGIVKVGEEVEIVGIRPTSKTTVTGVEMFRKLLDQGQAGDNIGALLRGIDREGVERGQVLCKPGSVTPHTKFKAEAYILTKEEGGRHTPFFTNYRPQFYFRTTDVTGVVTLPEGTEMVMPGDNVTVDVELIVPIAMEEKLRFAIREGGRTVGAGIVASITE, from the coding sequence ATGGCAAAAGGTAAATTCGAGCGTAATAAGCCTCATGTGAACATTGGCACGATTGGTCACGTTGACCATGGCAAGACGTCGTTGACGGCGGCGATCACGAAGTATTTTGGCGAGTTCAAGGCGTATGACATGATTGACGCGGCGCCTGAGGAGAAGGCGCGGGGCATCACGATCTCGACGGCGCATGTCGAGTACGAGACGGATGCGCGCCACTACGCGCATGTCGACTGCCCGGGCCACGCCGACTACGTGAAGAACATGATCACGGGTGCCGCGCAGATGGACGGCGCGATCCTGGTTGTTTCGGCGGCGGACGGCCCGATGCCGCAGACGCGCGAGCACATCCTGCTTGCCCGCCAGGTCGGCGTTCCGGCGATCGTCGTGTTCCTGAACAAGGTCGACCAGGTCGACGATGCCGAGCTTCTGGAGCTTGTCGAGCTCGAGGTTCGCGAGCTCCTGTCGAGCTACGAGTTCCCGGGCGACGACATTCCGATCGTGAAGGGCTCTGCGCTGGCGGCGCTCGAGGACTCCAACAAGGAGATCGGCGAGGACGCGATCCGCGAGCTGATGAAGGAAGTCGACGCCTATATCCCGACGCCTGAGCGTCCGGTCGACCAGCCGTTCCTGATGCCGATCGAGGACGTGTTCTCGATCTCGGGCCGCGGCACGGTTGTGACGGGCCGCGTCGAGCGCGGCATCGTGAAGGTCGGCGAGGAGGTCGAGATCGTCGGCATCCGCCCGACTTCGAAGACGACGGTGACGGGCGTCGAGATGTTCCGCAAGCTTCTGGACCAGGGCCAGGCGGGCGACAACATCGGCGCGCTTCTGCGCGGCATCGACCGCGAGGGCGTGGAGCGCGGCCAGGTTCTGTGCAAGCCGGGTTCGGTGACGCCGCACACCAAGTTCAAGGCCGAGGCCTATATCCTGACCAAGGAGGAGGGCGGCCGCCACACGCCGTTCTTCACCAACTACCGCCCGCAGTTCTATTTCCGCACGACGGACGTGACGGGTGTCGTCACGCTTCCGGAAGGCACGGAGATGGTGATGCCGGGCGACAATGTGACGGTTGACGTTGAACTGATCGTGCCGATCGCCATGGAGGAGAAGCTGCGCTTCGCCATCCGCGAAGGCGGCCGCACCGTCGGCGCCGGCATCGTCGCATCCATCACGGAATAA
- the secE gene encoding preprotein translocase subunit SecE, with translation MASKTSNPFVFLQQVRQETSKVTWPSRRETMISTIMVLIFACIAALFFFAADQVLALGVELVLGIGR, from the coding sequence ATGGCGTCAAAAACTTCTAATCCTTTCGTTTTCCTGCAGCAGGTGCGGCAGGAAACGTCCAAGGTCACGTGGCCTTCGCGGCGCGAGACGATGATTTCCACCATCATGGTGCTGATCTTCGCGTGTATCGCGGCTCTTTTCTTTTTTGCCGCCGATCAGGTTCTCGCGCTTGGCGTGGAACTGGTCCTTGGCATCGGACGATAA
- the nusG gene encoding transcription termination/antitermination protein NusG yields MTARWYIVHAYSNFEKKVAEDIENKAKQKGLGSHIEQVVVPTEKVVEVRRGRKVDAERKFFPGYVLVRANLTDAVFSLIKNTPKVTGFLGDSKPVPITDAEAERILTQVQEGVERPKPSITFEIGEQVRVSDGPFASFNGHVQEVDEERSRLKVEVSIFGRAVPVDLEFGQVEKA; encoded by the coding sequence ATGACCGCGCGGTGGTACATCGTCCACGCTTATTCGAACTTCGAGAAGAAGGTCGCCGAGGACATCGAGAACAAGGCCAAGCAGAAGGGCCTTGGCTCCCATATCGAGCAGGTGGTCGTGCCGACCGAAAAGGTCGTCGAGGTTCGTCGTGGCCGCAAGGTCGACGCCGAGCGCAAGTTCTTCCCGGGCTATGTGCTGGTGCGCGCCAACCTCACCGACGCGGTGTTTTCGCTGATCAAGAATACCCCCAAGGTGACCGGTTTCCTCGGCGATTCCAAACCGGTGCCGATCACCGACGCCGAGGCCGAGCGTATCCTCACCCAGGTGCAGGAGGGCGTGGAGCGGCCGAAGCCGTCGATCACCTTCGAGATCGGCGAGCAGGTGCGGGTTTCGGACGGTCCGTTCGCCTCCTTCAACGGGCACGTCCAGGAAGTCGACGAGGAGCGCTCGCGGCTCAAGGTCGAGGTCTCGATCTTCGGCCGCGCGGTGCCGGTCGATCTGGAATTCGGTCAGGTGGAGAAAGCCTGA
- the rplK gene encoding 50S ribosomal protein L11: MAKKIAGQLKLQVPAGSATPSPPIGPALGQRGINIMEFCKAFNAQTQEMEKGSPIPVLITYYQDKSFTFAMKTPPVSFFLKKAAKLKSGSKEPGKQTAGQVSRDKVREIAEAKMKDLNANDVEAAMRMVEGSARSMGLEVVG, translated from the coding sequence ATGGCTAAGAAGATTGCAGGCCAGCTCAAGCTTCAGGTTCCGGCGGGATCGGCGACACCTTCGCCCCCGATCGGCCCGGCGCTTGGTCAGCGCGGCATCAACATCATGGAGTTCTGCAAGGCGTTCAACGCGCAGACCCAGGAGATGGAGAAGGGGTCGCCCATTCCGGTGCTGATCACCTACTACCAGGACAAGTCGTTCACCTTCGCTATGAAGACGCCGCCGGTGAGCTTCTTCCTGAAGAAGGCCGCGAAGCTGAAGTCGGGCTCCAAGGAGCCGGGCAAGCAGACGGCTGGTCAGGTGTCACGCGACAAGGTGCGCGAGATTGCCGAAGCCAAGATGAAGGACCTCAACGCCAACGACGTCGAGGCAGCGATGCGCATGGTCGAGGGCTCCGCGCGCTCGATGGGTCTCGAAGTGGTGGGGTGA
- the rplA gene encoding 50S ribosomal protein L1 translates to MTSKIAKRQQAVRDGLDRDKAYEITEAVKLLKERATAKFDETIEVAMNLGVDPRHADQMVRGVVNLPNGTGRDVRVAVFARGPKAEEATAAGADIVGAEDLVETVQKGEINFDRCIATPDMMPLVGRLGKVLGPRGMMPNPKVGTVTMDITAAVKASKGGAVEFRVEKAGIVHAGVGKASFEADKIIENVRAFADAVIKAKPSGAKGNYVKKVAISSTMGPGLKIDVASLAQA, encoded by the coding sequence ATGACCAGCAAGATTGCCAAGCGCCAGCAGGCGGTTCGCGACGGCCTCGATCGCGATAAGGCCTACGAGATCACCGAAGCCGTGAAACTGCTCAAGGAACGGGCCACCGCCAAGTTCGACGAGACCATCGAGGTCGCGATGAACCTCGGTGTCGATCCGCGTCACGCCGACCAGATGGTCCGTGGCGTGGTGAACCTGCCGAACGGCACCGGCCGCGATGTTCGCGTTGCCGTGTTCGCTCGCGGTCCCAAGGCGGAAGAAGCAACCGCCGCCGGCGCCGACATCGTCGGAGCCGAAGATCTGGTGGAGACCGTGCAGAAGGGCGAGATCAATTTTGACCGCTGCATTGCAACGCCCGACATGATGCCGCTGGTCGGCCGGCTCGGCAAGGTGCTGGGGCCGCGCGGCATGATGCCGAACCCGAAGGTCGGCACCGTGACGATGGATATCACCGCGGCGGTCAAGGCCTCCAAGGGTGGTGCCGTCGAGTTCCGGGTCGAGAAGGCGGGGATCGTCCACGCCGGTGTCGGCAAGGCCTCGTTCGAGGCCGACAAGATCATCGAGAACGTTCGCGCTTTTGCGGACGCAGTGATCAAGGCCAAGCCGTCCGGCGCCAAGGGCAACTACGTCAAGAAGGTCGCGATCTCCTCGACGATGGGCCCGGGTCTTAAGATCGACGTCGCCTCGCTCGCGCAGGCCTGA
- the rplJ gene encoding 50S ribosomal protein L10 has product MDRAEKRELVTELNGVFANTGSVVVAHYAGITVAQMNDLRTKMRDAGGTVKVAKNRLAKIALKGTPSEGMTDLFVGQTLIAFSDDPVVAPKVASDFAKGNERLIILGGAMGSTNLDADGVKALATLPSLDELRAKLVGMISTPATRIAQVVSAPAAQVARVVGAYARKDEAA; this is encoded by the coding sequence GTGGACAGAGCGGAAAAACGCGAACTGGTCACGGAACTGAACGGTGTTTTCGCGAACACCGGCTCGGTTGTCGTGGCGCACTATGCCGGTATCACCGTCGCACAGATGAACGATCTTCGCACGAAGATGCGTGACGCCGGCGGCACCGTCAAAGTCGCGAAGAACCGTCTCGCCAAGATCGCCCTTAAGGGCACGCCTTCCGAGGGAATGACGGATCTGTTCGTCGGACAGACCCTGATCGCTTTCTCGGATGATCCGGTTGTGGCGCCGAAGGTCGCCTCCGATTTCGCCAAGGGGAATGAGAGACTCATCATTCTCGGCGGTGCAATGGGATCGACCAACCTCGACGCCGATGGTGTGAAGGCACTTGCGACGTTGCCGTCGCTCGACGAACTTCGCGCCAAGCTGGTGGGGATGATTTCCACCCCGGCTACCCGGATCGCACAGGTGGTCAGTGCACCGGCCGCGCAGGTTGCGCGTGTCGTTGGCGCTTACGCCCGCAAGGACGAGGCGGCATGA
- the rplL gene encoding 50S ribosomal protein L7/L12: protein MADLAKIVDDLSSLTVLEAAELSKMLEEKWGVSAAAPVAVAAAGGGAAADAPAEEKTEFDVVLAEAGAQKINVIKEVRAITGLGLKEAKDLVESAPKPVKEGVAKDEADKIKAQLEGAGAKVELK from the coding sequence ATGGCTGATCTCGCAAAGATCGTTGATGACCTGTCGAGCCTGACCGTCCTCGAGGCGGCCGAGCTTTCCAAGATGCTCGAGGAGAAGTGGGGCGTTTCCGCCGCTGCTCCGGTGGCTGTTGCCGCCGCTGGCGGTGGTGCTGCTGCCGACGCTCCGGCTGAGGAAAAGACCGAGTTTGACGTCGTTCTCGCCGAGGCGGGCGCACAGAAGATCAACGTGATCAAGGAAGTGCGCGCCATCACCGGTCTCGGCCTCAAGGAGGCCAAGGACCTGGTCGAGAGCGCTCCCAAGCCCGTCAAGGAAGGCGTGGCCAAGGACGAGGCCGACAAGATCAAGGCACAGCTCGAAGGCGCTGGCGCCAAGGTCGAGCTGAAGTAA
- the rpoB gene encoding DNA-directed RNA polymerase subunit beta, whose translation MAQTHTFNGRRRIRKFFGKIPEVAEMPNLIEVQKASYDQFLMVEEPEGGRPDEGLQAVFKSVFPITDFSGAAMLEFVKYEFEAPKFDVEECRQRDLTYAAPLKVTLRLIVFDIDEDTGAKSIKDIKEQDVYMGDMPLMTSNGTFIVNGTERVIVSQMHRSPGVFFDHDKGKSHSSGKLLFAARVIPYRGSWLDIEFDSKDIVHARIDRRRKIPVTSLLMALGMDGEEILSTFFNTLTIERGKEGWRIPYSADRFRGRKTVTDLVDADSGEVVVEAGKKITARQAKQLSEKGLKAIRATEDDIYGSYLAEDVVNFETGEIYLEAGDELDEKTLKVLEDAGLQEVSILDVDHVNIGAYIRNTLAVDKNEGRQDALFDIYRVMRPGEPPTLETAEAMFNSLFFDAERYDLSAVGRVKMNMRLELETDDTMRVLRKEDIIAVVRTLVDLRDGKGEIDDIDNLGNRRVRSVGELMENQYRVGLLRMERAIKERMSSIEIDTVMPQDLINAKPAAAAVREFFGSSQLSQFMDQTNPLSEITHKRRLSALGPGGLTRERAGFEVRDVHVTHYGRICPIETPEGPNIGLINSLATFARVNKYGFIESPYRKIVDGKVSSEVVYLSAMEEAKHYVAQANAELDKKGAFVEEFVICRHAGEVMMTPRENVDLMDVSPKQMVSVAAALIPFLENDDANRALMGSNMQRQAVPLVRAEAPFVGTGMEPVVARDSGAAIAARRTGVVDQVDATRIVIRATEDVEAGASGVDIYRLQKFQRSNQNTCINQRPLVKVGDRIEKGDIIADGPSTDLGDLALGRNVLVAFMPWNGYNYEDSILLSERIVRDDVFTSIHIEEFEVMARDTKLGPEEITRDIPNVSEEALKNLDEAGIVYIGAEVQPGDILVGKITPKGESPMTPEEKLLRAIFGEKASDVRDTSMRMPPGTFGTVVEVRVFNRHGVEKDERAMQIEREEIERLAKDRDDEQAILDRNTYSRLADMLVGKEPIAGPKGYKKGSKLTKEVLDEYPRSQWWQFAVDNEKLQGELEALRGQYDDSKKALEQRFMDKVEKVQRGDEMPPGVMKMVKVFVAVKRKIQPGDKMAGRHGNKGVVSKIVPIEDMPFLDDGTHVDIVLNPLGVPSRMNVGQILETHLGWACAGMGRKIGELIEAYREGGDIKPLRGQLETIFPDNDRNEPVRRYDDDSVLRLADQLTRGVSIATPVFDGAHEANINEMLENAGLHTSGQSTLFDGRTGEPFDRKVTVGYIYMLKLHHLVDDKIHARSIGPYSLVTQQPLGGKAQFGGQRFGEMEVWALEAYGAAYTLQEMLTVKSDDVAGRTKVYEAIVRGDDTFEAGIPESFNVLVKEMRSLGLNVELENTRHEDEPAQLPDAAE comes from the coding sequence ATGGCCCAGACCCACACCTTCAATGGCCGCAGGCGCATCCGCAAGTTCTTCGGGAAAATCCCCGAGGTCGCGGAAATGCCGAATCTCATCGAAGTCCAGAAGGCTTCTTACGACCAGTTCCTGATGGTCGAGGAGCCCGAGGGCGGCCGCCCGGACGAAGGATTGCAGGCTGTATTCAAGTCTGTCTTCCCGATCACGGACTTCTCCGGCGCGGCCATGCTCGAATTCGTCAAGTACGAGTTCGAGGCACCCAAATTCGACGTCGAGGAATGCCGTCAGCGCGATCTCACCTATGCCGCGCCGCTGAAAGTGACGCTGCGCCTGATCGTGTTCGACATCGACGAAGACACCGGAGCCAAGTCGATCAAGGACATCAAGGAGCAGGACGTCTACATGGGCGACATGCCGCTGATGACGTCCAACGGCACCTTCATCGTCAACGGCACCGAGCGCGTCATCGTCTCCCAGATGCACCGCTCGCCGGGCGTGTTCTTCGACCACGACAAGGGCAAGTCGCATTCGTCGGGCAAGCTGCTGTTCGCCGCGCGGGTCATCCCCTACCGCGGTTCCTGGCTCGATATCGAGTTCGATTCCAAGGACATCGTGCATGCGCGCATCGACCGCCGCCGCAAGATTCCGGTGACGTCGCTCTTGATGGCCCTCGGCATGGACGGCGAGGAGATCCTGTCGACGTTCTTCAATACGCTGACCATCGAGCGCGGCAAGGAGGGCTGGCGGATTCCCTATTCGGCCGATCGTTTCCGCGGCCGCAAGACCGTTACCGATCTGGTCGATGCCGATTCCGGCGAGGTCGTCGTCGAGGCCGGCAAGAAGATCACTGCGCGTCAGGCCAAGCAGCTGTCGGAGAAGGGCCTCAAGGCCATCCGCGCCACCGAGGATGACATCTATGGCAGCTACCTCGCCGAGGACGTGGTCAACTTCGAGACCGGCGAGATCTATCTCGAGGCCGGCGACGAACTCGACGAGAAAACGCTCAAGGTGCTCGAGGATGCCGGCCTGCAGGAAGTGAGCATTCTCGACGTCGATCACGTCAATATCGGCGCCTATATCCGCAATACGCTCGCGGTCGACAAGAACGAGGGCCGCCAGGACGCGCTGTTCGACATCTACCGGGTCATGCGCCCGGGAGAGCCGCCCACGCTCGAGACCGCCGAGGCGATGTTCAACTCGCTGTTCTTCGACGCCGAGCGCTACGACCTCTCGGCCGTCGGCCGCGTCAAGATGAACATGCGTCTTGAGCTTGAGACCGACGACACGATGCGTGTTCTTCGCAAGGAGGACATCATCGCCGTCGTGCGGACCCTAGTCGACCTTCGCGACGGCAAGGGCGAAATCGACGACATCGACAATCTCGGCAATCGCCGCGTGCGCTCGGTCGGTGAACTGATGGAAAATCAGTACCGTGTCGGCCTGCTCCGGATGGAGCGCGCGATCAAGGAACGCATGTCGTCGATCGAGATCGACACGGTGATGCCGCAGGACCTGATCAACGCCAAGCCGGCTGCTGCTGCCGTGCGTGAGTTCTTCGGTTCCTCGCAGCTTTCGCAGTTCATGGACCAGACCAATCCGCTCTCGGAGATCACCCACAAGCGGCGCCTGTCGGCGCTTGGCCCGGGCGGTCTGACGCGTGAGCGCGCCGGTTTCGAGGTGCGTGACGTGCACGTCACCCACTATGGCCGCATCTGCCCGATCGAGACGCCGGAAGGCCCGAATATCGGCCTGATCAACTCGCTCGCCACCTTCGCGCGCGTCAACAAATACGGCTTTATCGAGAGCCCGTACCGGAAGATCGTCGACGGCAAGGTCTCCAGTGAGGTCGTTTACCTGTCGGCCATGGAAGAGGCGAAACACTACGTCGCGCAGGCCAACGCCGAGCTCGACAAGAAGGGCGCCTTCGTCGAGGAATTCGTTATCTGCCGCCATGCAGGCGAGGTGATGATGACCCCGCGCGAAAACGTCGACCTGATGGACGTCTCGCCCAAGCAGATGGTTTCGGTGGCGGCAGCCCTGATCCCGTTCCTGGAAAACGACGACGCCAACAGGGCGCTGATGGGCTCCAACATGCAGCGCCAGGCCGTGCCGCTGGTGCGTGCCGAAGCGCCGTTCGTCGGCACCGGCATGGAGCCGGTCGTGGCGCGCGATTCAGGTGCCGCCATCGCTGCTCGCCGCACCGGCGTGGTCGACCAGGTCGACGCGACCCGCATCGTTATCCGCGCCACCGAGGACGTCGAGGCCGGTGCATCGGGCGTCGACATCTACCGGCTGCAGAAGTTCCAGCGTTCCAACCAGAACACCTGCATCAACCAGCGGCCGCTGGTGAAGGTGGGCGACCGTATCGAGAAGGGCGACATTATCGCCGACGGTCCGTCGACCGATCTGGGTGATCTGGCGCTCGGCCGCAACGTGCTGGTCGCCTTCATGCCCTGGAACGGCTACAACTACGAGGACTCCATCCTGCTTTCCGAACGCATCGTGCGCGATGACGTCTTCACCTCGATCCACATCGAGGAGTTTGAGGTCATGGCCCGCGACACCAAGCTCGGACCGGAAGAGATCACGCGTGACATTCCGAATGTGTCGGAAGAGGCGCTGAAGAACCTCGACGAGGCCGGCATCGTCTATATCGGCGCCGAGGTGCAGCCGGGCGACATCCTGGTCGGCAAGATCACGCCGAAGGGCGAAAGCCCGATGACGCCGGAGGAAAAGCTCCTGCGTGCCATTTTTGGCGAGAAGGCGTCCGACGTGCGGGACACTTCCATGCGCATGCCGCCCGGCACGTTCGGCACCGTCGTCGAGGTGCGCGTCTTCAACCGCCATGGCGTCGAGAAGGACGAGCGCGCGATGCAGATCGAGCGCGAGGAGATCGAGCGTCTGGCCAAGGACCGCGACGACGAGCAGGCGATCCTCGACCGCAACACCTATTCGCGTCTAGCCGACATGCTGGTCGGCAAGGAGCCGATCGCTGGCCCGAAAGGCTACAAGAAGGGCTCCAAGCTGACCAAGGAGGTGCTCGACGAGTATCCCCGCTCGCAGTGGTGGCAGTTCGCCGTGGATAATGAAAAGCTGCAGGGTGAACTCGAAGCGCTTCGCGGCCAGTACGACGATTCCAAGAAGGCGCTCGAGCAGCGTTTCATGGACAAGGTCGAAAAGGTCCAGCGCGGCGACGAGATGCCCCCCGGCGTCATGAAGATGGTCAAGGTCTTTGTCGCCGTGAAGCGCAAGATCCAGCCGGGCGACAAGATGGCCGGCCGTCACGGCAACAAGGGTGTCGTGTCCAAGATCGTTCCGATCGAGGACATGCCCTTCCTTGACGACGGCACTCATGTCGACATCGTGCTCAACCCGCTTGGCGTGCCAAGCCGCATGAATGTCGGCCAGATCCTGGAGACGCATCTGGGCTGGGCCTGTGCCGGTATGGGGCGCAAGATCGGTGAGCTGATCGAGGCCTACAGGGAAGGCGGCGACATTAAGCCCCTGCGTGGGCAGTTGGAGACGATCTTCCCGGACAACGACCGCAACGAACCGGTGCGCCGTTACGACGACGACAGCGTGCTGCGGCTTGCCGACCAGTTGACGCGCGGCGTGTCGATCGCCACCCCGGTCTTCGACGGTGCTCACGAAGCCAACATCAACGAGATGTTGGAGAATGCGGGTCTGCACACCAGTGGGCAGTCGACACTGTTCGACGGGCGCACCGGCGAGCCGTTCGACCGCAAGGTGACGGTCGGCTACATCTACATGCTGAAGCTCCACCACCTGGTCGACGACAAGATCCATGCCCGCTCGATCGGCCCGTACTCGCTCGTCACCCAGCAGCCACTGGGCGGCAAGGCGCAGTTCGGTGGCCAGCGTTTCGGCGAAATGGAAGTCTGGGCGCTGGAGGCCTATGGCGCCGCCTACACGCTGCAGGAGATGCTGACGGTGAAGTCGGACGACGTTGCCGGCCGCACCAAGGTGTACGAGGCGATCGTGCGCGGCGACGACACTTTCGAAGCCGGCATCCCCGAGAGCTTCAACGTGCTGGTCAAGGAAATGCGTTCGCTCGGCCTTAACGTTGAGCTGGAGAATACCCGCCACGAGGACGAGCCGGCTCAACTGCCGGACGCGGCGGAATAG